The Malus domestica chromosome 10, GDT2T_hap1 nucleotide sequence CATATAGTTTAGGCAGCCAATTATTGTTGTTACACCTGTATAGTTTTGGTTAGATTGTTATATTTGTTACAGGTTGTTAGAGGAAGTTTTTGTACATGGccttaactatatatatatataccccaAATGTAAGTGTAATTATCAAGTAATAAGTAATAAGAAGAGGATTATTCAGTAAAACCATTCTTCTGTTTCTTTTGGTTTCTTTATGGTATCCATCGCCATTGCCTCACGGCACTCTTCGATCCTAGTCTCTTCCGTCGATTATTCAGTAAAACGATTCTTCTGTTTCTTTTGGTTTCTTTATACAGTTGATATGCTACTGTTTCTATACGGTCGATCTCATTAATAATAATATGAACTAAGAATATAGTTTGAGGGTTAGGACATCTAAAATTACCTAATATTTCCCCTACTTGATTGTCCTACGTGATGCAATTGATATTTGTGACCTTAAGTGACAAAGCAAAGACCAAGCAATAGTAGATTCATCATTCATGTACATATTGAAATTGGCACACAAGGAGGGAAAGAACTATTTGTTTTGATCCAGCTTGGTGTCCTTCCAGGCTTCCAcacactgaaaaaaaaaagtactcaTGCATGCCCGTGACCTTCTGTTATATCATTCCATTTCCATCATATGATCTGCTGGGCCTTGCATTAACACAATGGTTAAACTTTTCATAAATTAGGGTTGTGATGAAATGGTCGGAACCAAGTGTTTGTTTTCTACTTGGCCACTAGTTATTATAGAGGCAGGACACGACCACATACTCCATAAGTGAAATACTATAGTAAAAATTAAAGGGGTCTTTTGAAACAGGTCCAATTGGactaaaaattggacctatttcaaaagtcAACATCACAcaaaaattggacctatttcaaaagtaggttataaaattgAACCTATTTCAAATTATCCCAAAATTAAATTATATCGATCTTCTCATGAGCATCCCCAACATCCTAACTAAATGAGGTTTTTTGgcacattaataaaaaaaatacaaaaaaccaAGCTCCAACATGCTAGTTAAATGACTAATAGTCTAATTATCTTAACTTTTTGAAAAGTAACTAGCTAAATTTAgctagaaagagagagagttgaaTTTTTGCTAAATGTTAAAAACTATAAAATAGCGCGGCTTTTAAGAGAGGAAAAGGAGTTTGGTTTATTAAGTATAGAAAAAAtaatgtttaaaaaaattaacttaaGCTAAAAGCTAGTATTGCTGGAAGTGATGGGTAGCCAAATTAATGTTTGAGTCATTTGATTAGCTACAATAAAAGAATAGTTAACTAATATTATTAGAGATGCTCTTAGATCGCATAATGAAAAATAGACACAAACTTTTTTTATCGCTTTGTTCTTTTTAACATAACTTTTTCCATTGCagttttctttgattttgttaAAAAGAAGGATAAGAATTTTTCAAGTCCAAAATGGAGAATGTTGTTTAACTTTGTTTCCGCTCTTGCATGGTAGACGATAAGGCACCATATTATTGCATTAACCCAATGTAAACATGCCATGTAAGTTGGAAATGAAAAGTGAGGTAAAAGTTAGGTTAATGAAAAAATTAAAGGTTAAATTAAAGGGTAATGACAAAATTAAAGGTTCACATGTTCATCCTCAAGTTataagtttttattatttttttcataaccGTAAATTTATTCACAAGTATATGTGACCGAAAGAATTCTTGGGTCTTTTTGGAAAGAATTCTATCACAACACTTATTGATTAGAGGCTTGtttgaaaatacttttaaacTGGCTGAAAtcgtttttgatgaaaatatttttagtacCAATTCTCAATAAAATGACAAGTGAATCTTGAAAAAACACTTTATTGTTTAATACAAGAGGTGATGTTTCTTGCAAGAAGCACttaagtgcttttagaacccaaaaacattttctttaaaaatatttttagtcattttaaaaaacaattcCACACAAGCCCTATGATAGTAATTTGTATTCAAAAGAAAAGATCCTTCAaggtaaaaaacaaaataacattaACCTAAAAATTTGCAAATCTTGTAAAATATATTGATATCTTGAGTCCTTGACTGCATGGAATCTGAGCTTAGGAGTCGAGAAAGCAGGCATTATTTTTTTggaattattattagcactccaaaaatctcatttggcactctaaactttctataattagaaaaaaaaatacacttatgagaagtgtagaatgaaatttttggagtgctaagaacaattccctattttttttcctcaacAGATAgactttattaaattttaattaaaatgtttACATCTTCAGTCAAGATGTTAAAAAAGAACTTGAAACCAATACAATCCCATCTAAAAGAACctccaattttttaaataaacgcTGCAACAGAATGTGCCGTTCGGTTGCCTTCTCGACAAACAAACTCGAGCAAAACTGACCCCACATCTTTTGTAATATCCCAAATTTCATGCACTATGCTTCCCACCTCCGCATCAAGACCGATCTCCTTCCTTATCATCCTAATAACTTCACGGGCATCAGACATGGTTTGTCAAACATTATCATAGAAAGCATGCATTTCAGTACTCGAATACTATAATCAATGGCCATCGTGAGCTGTCTATTGAAGGTGTAGTTATTTCCATGTTCTCCTAAGGTTGTCTTGTTTTTTACTTGCCCAAATTTTACAGATGGCAGATTACAAATTACAATAGGCATTCTTTTCTTTCATAGCCTAAAGAAAAGATagaaaaggaggaggaagaaccaaAACCTCATAGGCATTCTTTGTCGTTTTACTTCTCAAATTATGCACTTAAGACGCATGATTTGTCTCAAACAATGAACCCACTACAAGAGCAATTAAGTTAAGCACTTTTTCGCATGCCAATAAATTGATTATATAGGGTGCATTTTTGCTGACCGCTCTTGAATTGTGGTAATGCTCATTACCATCTTATTTATCACATCTAGATAAGTTTGAATTTGAGATCTGTGTTTGTCCACTACattgattttgaaatttaaacaCATCTAAAAGTGCTAAATTGGACGGTGATCATCACCTTAATTATGAGTAAAAAATTTCCCGATTATATATATGGGGCAATGCGCATTTCCTTAttatttgtaaactaaattgtGACATGCAAGAGAAACTCATATATAACAAAAATACATCCACATTTGCACCCTCTTTGCACGGAAGTCATTCTCGAGACAATATGCAAATGTTACTCACTTATACCCCCGTTGCATGAAAATTATTCTTTGAAATAAAGAATGACTCGTGACATGCAATGTCCTtttaaacttgaaaattttcctCATTTCCTACTAACTAACGTGACATTAATTTACTGCACAAATATtataattggaaatcgtttaTTATCTATCATTTTCCAAAGATCATCTCTAGAAAGATTTATTCAATCTGGAGATTGCTTAGTCATTCATATGAATTTAAGAAATTTATGGTTCATCACTTGTTACCATAACTATCAGTTTATTTGACACATGAACGACTAAATCGTCTCTAAAttgaatattattttttttgaaaaaaactaATCCCTTCACGATGACGAATATAATGAACGGTTTCGAtcaatttattattattgtatgaTGAAATGATACCACATTAGTGGCAAAATCCTCTTTTTTCAAGAAATACAAAATATGTGATGGATGCCACGGTGCTTAGAGTCTTCTTTTTCAACCAAATACATCTCGAGCTCAAACATTCCTTTTTATCGTGGCCCATGTAATTGAATCATATTTTCAACCTTTGTAtatattctaaatttctataaatTAACGTAATTTACCTAAATAGGTAAAAATATTGTTGATGAATATAAGAGTGAAGTGTTTTATTGAAATTCAATAAATAGATCTACCAAACCCAACGACGTGAAAATACCTTTTAAACAATGTCAAACTTGCTGGGGTCCCAAAAGTAAGAAGTTGGTAACCGCTTATTTTTCCGTTAGGGAAAGATTAATTAAAACAACAATTAAAATTTCTCATCAgttttaaaaacaacaaagatttctaaggatttgtCATCACCATTTGTATAAATACCAACAATTGAAGGGTGGTGTCTTTTGTATGATCCCATAATCTATAGGAAAACATTTCGTCCCatattcttggcaaatcttagtTAGCCCCATCTCTTTCCATGTCCCTTTACTCTACCTTTCCCTCCTTcccttttcctctctctctcccggaCATATAAAGTGATCAAATATATCCCAACAACTTGTATCTAACATTGCTAAAACCAGAGAGAAAAACAGAGGAGTTTAGACATGGAGGCAACAATGCCGAAAACGGCTCTAATATGGTCATTCTTCATGGCATTTTGTAGCTTCATCGTAATTCATGTCTACGCAGAGGACTCTCAAATGGGTTACCGTCAATTTTCCGGTGGCGATTACAATGATCATTTGCGAAAACTGCAAGAGTTCAAGGCTTCACTCACCCGCCACGATTCGCTTTCTGTTGCACCATCTTCAATCCCACCCTCTCCTAGTCCTAGCCTTATTGTTCCGCCAACGGTAATTCAATCGCTTTGTGCATAAATTTTCGCATTTTTCTTTGATAATTTGGTTGTTTAATTCTTGGTTAAAATGTTGGGACAGAAGCTTCGTTGTTGAAAAGTATTTGTGATTTGTTAGTCCATGTTGAAAATGGGTGATGGTTGGTGCAGGGGAGCGCTAGTCCACGTGTTTATCGCGTGACATCGTACGGTGCTGATCCGACGGCGAGCAGAGACAGCAGTGATGCACTTGCTCAAGCAATGGCAGATGCATTTAGAGGCCCAACTGAAGGGTTCTTGATTGACGGTATTGCCAACCTTGGAGGTGCCCAGATCGATCTTGAGGGTGGCCATTATCTGATCAGCAGACCCCTGAGGTTGCCTGGAGCCGGAGTAGGAAATCTTATGGTATGCCCCGATTAACATTATTTTCTTAAAGATTTGATAAAATCCTACCATAAAGTTTCCGCGGAATTCCAATACATGCGAGTTATGCCAGATGTTCGTTCTTTGGCTCGCCCTCGGGAATGTACCGAGTCTAATATGTGTTTCCTAATTGTTGATCAAATACATATCAACATGATGATATGAATTAAGCGATGTGATTAGGTTTGTGTGATAATTTGAACATTCTTTTTTTATGAAACAGATTCATGGAGGAACGTTACGCGCTTCGGACGATTTTCCAGCTGACGGATACCTGATTGATTTATCTCCAACATCATCAGCTAGCAAGAAAGAAGAAACCAAAAAAGGGAGCTCAATGTCCGCACAGCTTTCTTCATCATCCTACAACTATGAGTACATAACTCTCAAGGACCTACTTTTGAACTCTAACTACAGGGGAGGGGGCATTTCAGTCATAAACTCACTTAGGATAAGCATAGACAATTGTTACATAACACATTTCACCACCAATGGAATCCTAGTGCAAAGTGGCCACGAAACTTACATCCGAAACTCCTTCCTAGGGCAGCACATCACCGCTGGTAGTGATCGCGGTGAAAGAAACTTTTCCGGGACTGCGATTAACCTAATGGGGAATGATAATGCTGTGACAGATGTGGTGATTTTTTCTGCTGCGGTAGGTATAATGATTTCGGGTCCAGCCAACATACTTTCCGGGGTACATTGCTACAATAAGGCTACCGGATTTGGGGGCACCGGAATTTATTTGAGATTGCCCGGGTTGACACAAACCCGAATTGTGAATTCGTACATGGACTACAGCGGCATTGTTGCGGAAGATCCGGTGCAGCTTGATATCTCCAACAGTTTTTTCCTTGGTGAAGCATACATTGTCCTAAAATCAATAAAAGGGGTTGCCAATGGGGTCAATATTGTAAACAACATGTTTAGTGGGTTCGATAAGGGGGTAGAGATTGTTCAATtggaccaaaataatgggccTTTCAAAGAGGTTGAACAAGTATATGTGGACAGGAACAATGTGAGGGGCATGAACACAAAAGGCACAGTTGGAAGGAGGTCTGTGCAAGGCAATGGGAGCTCATGGACCGTAGATTTCAATCCAATTCTACTATTTCCTAACCTTATTCGGCATGTCCAATACACGCTGAGCGCCAGCGGCAATGCGTTCCCTAACCATACCTTAAGGAACGTGTCGAATAACCGTGTTGTGATCGAGTCGAATGTGGCGGCTCCGGCTTCTGTTTTTGTGACAGTTGATCAAGGAGTGGCAAACTGAAGCTAGCTGACCTAAATTTGTGTAAAGATCATTGACTGGACAAATTGTGAATAGGTTGGGGAAGATGGCAACATTTTGTCATGTTCTTTTTTATCAACTACTCTTTTTTGGTCATGATTTATACTATTCAATTATGCCAcggaatacacacacacacacacacacatatatatgttgtAGCTTGTAGTAGTAGTTTGAGTCTTTAGAAATACAATACATATACCTCTGTAAGACTTAGGCCACAATTGCTTTTGTCAAAGCCATATTTTGAATATGGCTCATCGCTGAAATTTGTGCAATAGAAATTGACCAATCAAATAAAAGGAAGGTCTTTTCTGGTTTACTTACTAAACTTAAAGTTGCATATGACAATAACATTTCAACACAAGCCAAAACCTGAAATGATTAGAGATGACAACTGGTTGAACATCATTTAGAAACAATTATAGAGAGTGTAAAATAAGAGCAATTCATGTGAAATGAAACATGACGTGGAGATGAACCCATTTCATACTCTCTTGAGCAACATGGCTCTGTGACTGTGTAGATGTGAACGTGTACACATAATACTTGGGGATTATATGGACAAATGTGAGGTAGAAGTTGCATGGAGTAGGAGCAGAAATGGCCAAAAGTCCAAGCTCTTGAATAAATAGCGTAACTAATCTTTGTATATGCTGAAGGGGGTTGGCTATTGGTCAGGACTCATTCGtcattgtctttttttttcgtATTTACAAGCGACTTAGGTGTGGTTCTGGATGCTTGGacaaatatttttgaaaacttATTCGTTCTAATGATTCTACCACATATAAGTGTTGGACTAACCAATTCATAATTAATGACTTTATAAGGGATAAAAGTTGGATTTATAAAAAATGAGATAACGATGGATCTGTAATTAGTTTGGCAAAGATTTAATTTGATCATTTTAACCAATTgcctaatatttttttaatcatatgAGCTATAAGTAACCTTAGACAAAGAAAAACGTTAGAAAGAAAGAGTACACCTATTACTATTAGCGATTGATGGACTTTCCAAATAAAAGCATATAGTCTTTAAGGTTAGTTTTGAAGATCTATTGAGAGATTGTAATTCAAGTAGTTGATGTTtgtattttcaaataaaaaaattaagaataaaatcGAACATCTAATTACTAATAAGCCAATTGAATTGTATTCGTCTCTACCCATGAATTATCGTTGTTGCATAATGTGTTTGTATTTTTGTAAGTGAGTTTTTTAAAGCAAAAATCAAGCAAATTAACTTATGCTAAATTCTAAACCATATATAGAGTGTTTTAAATTCAGAAAATttcaagatttaaaaaaaaaaaaaaaaattatgccaTGAACTTTGTGTATTTATATAGTGTTCAAATCCATGAGGCGAATCGGTTGAAATGGAACAAAAATGAGTGATTTATTGTATTTGACAagtattgtcacatcccggtccgggcccccatcacatctcgggctcgactctgccgtaacacgatattgtccgctttgagccccaaccacgtcctcacggttttgtttctgggaactcacacgagaattttccagtgggtcacccatcctgggattgctctcgctcgaactcgcttaacttcgggttccacacatcctgggctcgactccgccatagcatgatattgtctactttgggccctgaccacaccctcacggttttgtttataggAACTCACactagaacttcccagtggatcacccatcctgggattgctctcgcgtgaactcacttaacttcggagttctgatggaacccgaagccagtgagatcccaaaagacctcgtgcaaggtagagatgagaatatatatataaggcttacatgatccactcctctGAATGATGTAGGATATTACAAGTATGCTTGCGATAAAAATGAGTAAACTTTGTCTAAACCATAAACCCTATTTGTCATAAGTCAAAACACGATGTAGTGGTGATGATGGTGTTTGGCATATTTAAAACGATTCCCACTAATGTCACAATAATAGTTTTGGGACTTTGTACTTTAAACGTGTGTACTAATGGACTTTGGATCCTCTGGACATTAGTGTCCAGGGCTTAAGAATCAAGAAATCCAAGTCTTTAGTTTGGATGCATAAATTAATCATCTATCGCTTGTAATATTGGACAATGATTAATATAAAATGAGAACAATATGAGATTTATACAGGTACTTTATATTTTTGGcacaatattttttaataatattagcatgaaattaatgttaaattatGAAGTCACATAGAATTTATAAAGAATTTTTATTTCTCTCTAGAAAAATATATGACAAGCCTGAGGCTCACGGGGAGTGGACACGAGATGTTATTTGTTGGATTTTAATGGATTGGCCAGTTAATTGTCAGGCTTGGCTGAATTACAAAGGCAACTACCCTATTTAGAatactgtaaaaaaaaatttaaaaaaaaaattaaattttttaatgatAAATGGAAAAGGACTTGGGTCTAAATTTGTTGAGGCTGGGAAATGGAGTTGCCCAGAAGCATGCTTGCAGACTTGCAGCTTTCATACGACATGCAGACAGTTTTGAAAACGGGATTAGCAATCTCATAGTTTTTTAGGGGTTTCGCTAAAATCGGCTAATCCCATGGTTAGTCGAGGCGGGTGAAAGTTAGTGCCATTAAAGTTAGCCCCAGTGGGAACCAAACATGGGACTGAACTAACCCTTAGTCTAGTCCAATATAGTGAGAGTTAGCAAggccaaacaaacgcccccttaatttacatttccaaaataacttgaaaactaCTTTTGGAAAGATTTTGTAGTGTGTCCAAAACACAAGTTAGAACCACATGccattatataattaaaaaaagttttttttcaaGTGTTCCTTCAATTTTATAATGATTTGCGGTGTCTTGCCCCATGCCcaaacacattgaaaaatctctccactaCTTTCAAGTTGGTGGGAAACAATCAATCAACCAATAGGAAGGTTTCTTTTGGTTAGACCATAGAGAGATATGCCCTTGCATACCTTTAAAGCGCATTAAACAAAAGAGAAGAAGATAGTGGATTGCCAAGTAAGCATATCCAATCATGCCACCATTTTCCTCATCCATCATTTTACTCTCCACACCCTCCATTAATTGATGGACCATTTTTCTTGTAGAACAATATTTGGCTCCAAATCATTGTCCAGTACACATATACTTAAGTTACAAAAGAAAAGTTTATATACACatgtcaaatttaattttttttgtatcaAAATATAACTTCTTCATATAACGAACCAAGTGTTTTCCGTTTATCCTAAATCATATTACTCTTCACCTCCATTAACTAAGCCTTAgcctcttctctctttttcctcAAATTTACGTTCCCCTTCAGCATGTACTATCAAAACTATGTGCATGCCCCTTTTCTCTACTAATTAAACTTCTATCTCCACCATC carries:
- the LOC103445999 gene encoding polygalacturonase QRT3, with product MEATMPKTALIWSFFMAFCSFIVIHVYAEDSQMGYRQFSGGDYNDHLRKLQEFKASLTRHDSLSVAPSSIPPSPSPSLIVPPTGSASPRVYRVTSYGADPTASRDSSDALAQAMADAFRGPTEGFLIDGIANLGGAQIDLEGGHYLISRPLRLPGAGVGNLMIHGGTLRASDDFPADGYLIDLSPTSSASKKEETKKGSSMSAQLSSSSYNYEYITLKDLLLNSNYRGGGISVINSLRISIDNCYITHFTTNGILVQSGHETYIRNSFLGQHITAGSDRGERNFSGTAINLMGNDNAVTDVVIFSAAVGIMISGPANILSGVHCYNKATGFGGTGIYLRLPGLTQTRIVNSYMDYSGIVAEDPVQLDISNSFFLGEAYIVLKSIKGVANGVNIVNNMFSGFDKGVEIVQLDQNNGPFKEVEQVYVDRNNVRGMNTKGTVGRRSVQGNGSSWTVDFNPILLFPNLIRHVQYTLSASGNAFPNHTLRNVSNNRVVIESNVAAPASVFVTVDQGVAN